A stretch of the Tardiphaga sp. 709 genome encodes the following:
- the aroB gene encoding 3-dehydroquinate synthase gives MTAPLKHSDPIVVDVALAERAYDIVIGRNVLPSLGARIAKLRPGVRTAIVTDRTVAKHWLAATEASLAEAGIPTSHIIVEEGESSKSYAGLEKVSEALIAAKIERNDLVIALGGGVVGDLAGFAAAIIRRGVDFVQVPTSLLAQVDSSVGGKTGINSPQGKNLLGAFHQPVLVVADTAVLDTLSPRQFRAGYAEVAKYGVLGDAAFFTWLEANHADIMRGGAGREHAIATSCRAKAGVVSRDERENGERALLNLGHTFGHALEAVTGFSDRLFHGEGVSVGMVLAAQLSAQLGMVAESDASRVQHHLADVGLPTKLQDIAGFAQEGLADADTLMALMAQDKKVKRGKLTFILLEAVGRAVIANDVDPATVRAFLHQKLTG, from the coding sequence ATGACCGCGCCCTTGAAGCATTCCGACCCTATCGTCGTGGACGTCGCGCTGGCTGAGCGCGCCTATGACATCGTGATCGGCCGTAACGTGCTGCCGTCGCTCGGCGCGCGCATTGCGAAGCTGCGACCGGGCGTGCGCACGGCGATCGTGACCGACAGGACCGTTGCCAAGCATTGGCTCGCTGCCACGGAAGCCTCGCTGGCGGAAGCCGGTATTCCCACGTCGCACATCATCGTCGAGGAAGGTGAGAGCTCGAAGAGCTATGCCGGGCTTGAGAAGGTCTCCGAAGCGCTGATCGCGGCGAAGATCGAGCGCAACGATCTCGTCATTGCGCTGGGTGGCGGCGTGGTTGGCGATCTCGCGGGCTTTGCCGCAGCGATCATCCGCCGCGGCGTCGATTTCGTGCAGGTGCCGACGTCGCTGCTGGCGCAGGTCGATTCCTCCGTCGGCGGCAAGACCGGCATTAACTCACCGCAGGGTAAGAACCTGCTCGGCGCGTTCCATCAGCCGGTGCTTGTTGTGGCCGACACGGCGGTCCTCGATACGCTGTCGCCCCGGCAGTTCCGCGCCGGCTATGCGGAAGTCGCCAAATATGGCGTGCTCGGGGACGCCGCGTTCTTCACATGGCTGGAAGCCAATCACGCCGACATCATGCGCGGTGGCGCAGGGCGTGAACACGCCATCGCCACCTCGTGCCGCGCCAAGGCCGGCGTCGTGTCGCGCGACGAGCGCGAGAACGGCGAGCGCGCACTGCTCAATCTCGGCCATACCTTCGGCCACGCACTGGAAGCGGTGACCGGTTTCTCGGATCGGCTGTTCCATGGCGAGGGCGTGTCGGTCGGCATGGTGCTGGCTGCGCAACTGTCGGCGCAGCTCGGCATGGTCGCTGAGAGCGATGCGAGCCGCGTGCAGCATCATCTCGCCGATGTGGGTCTGCCCACGAAGCTGCAGGACATCGCCGGCTTCGCGCAGGAAGGCCTCGCGGACGCGGATACGCTGATGGCACTGATGGCGCAGGACAAGAAGGTGAAGCGCGGCAAGCTCACTTTTATTTTGCTGGAAGCCGTCGGCCGGGCCGTCATCGCGAACGATGTGGATCCCGCGACGGTTCGCGCGTTTCTGCATCAGAAGCTGACGGGATAG
- a CDS encoding hemolysin family protein → MNSITVNLLIAIFLLAANAFYVAAEFALVKSRGFRVKSMVEQNRFGARLLQNMMGNIEAYLACCQLGITMASLGLGWVGEPTVAALLKPVLDPLGLSESALHFTSFLTGFLVFSSLHIVIGEQVPKTLAIRQPEPVSQWIAYPLYASYILFYPLNWLLNAASRGTLALLGVQEASPHEILTGVEIEGLVGESAEHGGIASGEAEYIQNVFRFGDLAVSDVMVHRTAMVTLNADLPSEELVREVLATEYTRIPLWREKPENIIGVLHAKDLLRAIRAVDGDTAKIDVASIALPPWFVPEMRPLSDQLKAFRRRKTHFALVVDEYGEVEGMVTLEDVLEEIVGDIADEHDVVVAGVRAQADGSVVVDGSVPIRDLNRAMDWHLPDDEATTVAGLVIHEARSIPERGQSFTFYNFRFRVLRRERNRITALRIGPVPTEPEVPEKKPRAGTSF, encoded by the coding sequence ATGAATTCGATTACCGTCAATCTGCTGATCGCGATCTTCCTGCTCGCTGCCAACGCGTTTTACGTGGCGGCGGAGTTTGCGCTGGTTAAAAGCCGCGGCTTCCGCGTCAAGAGCATGGTCGAGCAAAACCGCTTCGGCGCGCGTCTGCTGCAGAACATGATGGGCAATATCGAAGCCTATCTGGCCTGCTGCCAGCTCGGCATCACCATGGCATCGCTGGGACTCGGCTGGGTTGGTGAGCCCACGGTGGCCGCACTGCTGAAACCGGTGCTCGATCCGCTCGGTCTCTCGGAATCCGCGCTGCACTTCACCTCGTTCCTCACCGGCTTCCTCGTCTTCTCCTCGCTGCATATCGTGATCGGCGAGCAGGTACCGAAGACGCTGGCGATCCGCCAGCCGGAGCCGGTGTCGCAATGGATCGCCTATCCGCTCTACGCCTCCTACATCCTGTTTTATCCGCTGAACTGGCTGCTCAACGCGGCGTCACGCGGCACGCTGGCGCTGCTCGGCGTGCAGGAAGCATCACCGCATGAGATCCTCACCGGTGTCGAGATCGAAGGTCTTGTCGGTGAGTCTGCCGAACACGGCGGCATCGCGTCAGGCGAGGCTGAGTATATCCAGAACGTGTTTCGCTTCGGCGATCTCGCGGTGTCCGATGTCATGGTCCATCGCACGGCGATGGTGACGCTGAATGCGGACCTGCCGTCCGAAGAGCTGGTGCGTGAAGTGCTGGCCACCGAATACACCCGCATTCCACTCTGGCGCGAGAAGCCGGAAAACATCATCGGCGTGCTGCACGCCAAGGATCTCTTGCGCGCGATCCGCGCCGTCGATGGCGATACCGCAAAGATCGACGTGGCCTCGATCGCGCTGCCGCCGTGGTTCGTTCCGGAAATGCGCCCGCTGTCGGATCAGTTGAAAGCCTTCCGCCGCCGCAAGACTCACTTTGCGCTCGTGGTCGACGAATATGGCGAAGTTGAAGGCATGGTGACGCTGGAAGACGTGCTGGAAGAAATCGTCGGCGACATCGCGGATGAACACGACGTGGTCGTGGCCGGCGTGCGCGCGCAGGCCGATGGCTCGGTGGTGGTCGATGGTTCGGTGCCGATCCGCGACCTCAATCGCGCCATGGACTGGCATCTGCCGGATGATGAAGCGACCACGGTAGCCGGTCTCGTCATTCACGAAGCGCGTTCCATCCCCGAGCGCGGGCAGAGCTTCACCTTCTACAACTTCCGCTTCCGCGTGCTGCGCCGTGAGCGCAACCGCATCACCGCGCTGCGCATCGGCCCGGTACCGACCGAGCCGGAAGTGCCGGAGAAAAAGCCGCGGGCCGGGACCTCGTTCTAG
- a CDS encoding Bug family tripartite tricarboxylate transporter substrate binding protein produces the protein MPCISVRRKFRAAAGFEATHIPYRGGSEVITDIIGGRIDFYFCPLATALPLIREGQVRALVVSTPTRVRDLPDVPTPIDAGLKDADSSIWFGVFVPAKTPPEIVEKLYVTGTKVLNTADMQASLKKIGVEPMPMKSSEMDALLVKEIADNKVLLKSEVAAK, from the coding sequence GTGCCGTGCATATCAGTTCGGAGAAAATTCCGCGCCGCCGCCGGCTTCGAGGCCACGCATATCCCGTATCGCGGCGGCTCCGAAGTCATCACCGATATCATCGGCGGCCGCATCGATTTCTACTTCTGTCCGCTGGCTACGGCACTGCCGCTGATCCGCGAGGGCCAGGTCCGTGCGCTGGTGGTGTCGACGCCGACCCGCGTTCGCGATCTGCCGGATGTGCCGACACCGATCGACGCCGGTCTCAAGGATGCCGACAGCTCGATCTGGTTCGGTGTGTTCGTGCCAGCCAAGACGCCGCCGGAGATCGTCGAGAAGCTTTATGTGACCGGCACCAAGGTGCTGAACACGGCTGACATGCAGGCTTCGCTGAAGAAGATCGGCGTCGAGCCGATGCCGATGAAGTCATCCGAGATGGATGCTTTGCTCGTCAAGGAGATCGCCGACAACAAGGTACTGCTCAAAAGCGAGGTCGCGGCCAAGTAG
- a CDS encoding tripartite tricarboxylate transporter substrate binding protein, with translation MNKFMRWSCVFAGVLLSSVAAQAESNWPTRLIKATIPFGPGSATDVVPRIFFERLGPELGQTIVVENRVGGGGSIGTNAVAKAEPDGYSILAHSSALAITPAIFPNLPYDTSKDLSSVIMIGSSPQIMIIPKERPWKTVDDFLKDAKAKGSQINFGSVGVGSAVHISAEKFRLAANFEATHVPYRGGPEVIADILGGRIDFYFCPAATALPLIREGQVRALVVSTDKRSNELPDVPSMTEVGLKDGVSESWIGVFVPSKTSREIVDKMHDAGVKVLAKPEMQAALKKIGVETVPMQPKAMDDLVAKEVAANIALLKDVK, from the coding sequence ATGAATAAGTTTATGCGGTGGTCGTGTGTTTTCGCCGGTGTGCTGCTGTCGTCTGTCGCGGCGCAGGCCGAAAGCAACTGGCCGACCCGGTTGATCAAGGCCACCATCCCGTTCGGCCCCGGTAGCGCTACCGACGTGGTGCCGCGGATATTCTTCGAGCGTCTCGGGCCCGAGCTCGGTCAGACGATCGTGGTCGAGAACCGGGTTGGCGGCGGCGGCTCGATCGGCACCAACGCGGTGGCCAAGGCGGAGCCGGATGGCTACAGCATCCTGGCGCATTCCTCGGCGCTGGCGATCACGCCGGCGATCTTTCCGAACCTGCCCTATGACACGTCGAAAGACCTGTCGTCAGTCATCATGATCGGCTCCAGCCCGCAAATCATGATCATTCCGAAGGAGCGGCCCTGGAAGACCGTAGACGATTTCCTCAAGGATGCGAAAGCCAAGGGATCGCAGATCAATTTCGGTTCGGTTGGCGTCGGTAGCGCCGTGCATATCAGTGCCGAGAAATTCCGCCTCGCTGCCAATTTCGAAGCGACCCACGTGCCGTATCGCGGTGGGCCCGAAGTGATCGCCGATATTCTTGGTGGCCGTATCGATTTCTACTTCTGCCCGGCGGCGACCGCTTTGCCGCTGATCCGCGAAGGGCAGGTGCGTGCACTGGTCGTCTCCACCGACAAGCGCAGCAATGAACTGCCCGACGTGCCGTCGATGACCGAAGTCGGTCTGAAGGACGGCGTCAGCGAGAGCTGGATCGGCGTGTTCGTGCCCTCCAAGACGTCGCGCGAGATCGTCGACAAGATGCATGATGCCGGCGTCAAGGTGCTGGCCAAGCCGGAGATGCAGGCGGCGCTGAAGAAGATTGGCGTCGAGACCGTGCCGATGCAGCCGAAGGCAATGGACGACCTCGTGGCGAAGGAAGTCGCTGCGAATATCGCGCTGCTGAAGGATGTGAAATAA
- a CDS encoding nuclear transport factor 2 family protein yields the protein MSQSPTALAPFTDETAKAADLVERFLVASMVPDPETAGTFMSADVAITFTGGRKFKHPRDATAFNAMRYKWVKKKMERTDVSPGNGETIVYNTGTLYGEWHDGTAFEGNRYVDRFVVRGGKIVKMDVWNDSAERILVRMDIEA from the coding sequence ATGTCGCAATCCCCCACCGCGCTTGCGCCCTTCACCGATGAAACCGCCAAGGCTGCCGACCTCGTCGAGCGGTTTCTCGTGGCCTCCATGGTGCCGGATCCGGAAACCGCCGGCACCTTCATGTCGGCCGACGTCGCGATCACCTTCACCGGCGGTCGCAAGTTCAAGCATCCGCGCGATGCCACCGCGTTCAACGCCATGCGCTACAAATGGGTGAAGAAGAAGATGGAGCGCACAGACGTGTCGCCGGGGAATGGCGAGACCATCGTCTACAATACCGGAACGCTCTATGGCGAATGGCATGACGGCACGGCGTTCGAAGGCAATCGCTATGTCGATCGCTTCGTCGTGCGCGGCGGCAAGATCGTGAAAATGGATGTCTGGAACGACAGCGCTGAACGCATTCTCGTGCGCATGGATATCGAGGCGTAA
- a CDS encoding amidohydrolase family protein, protein MTFDLILRNARIADRPDGPVDIGIRGGRFEAIEIGLPRGVAPDQDVGGRLLVPGLVETHIHLDKSCLLGRCNCANGTLAEVISEVSRAKRDFTEEDVYARASQTLEKAIKHGTNRMRTHVEVDPRIGLTSFRALKRLKQNYAWAIDLQICVFPQEGLLDDPGCEDVLLQAMREGADLIGGVPYIDKDSNGQIARIFGIAQEFGVDIDFHLDFDLDPTRSDYEEVCRMTEAIGWGGRVAIGHATKLSAMPPAAFEAAAKRLADAGVAVTVLPATDLFLTGRDSDHNVPRGVTSAHRLRALGVNANISTNNVLNPFTPFGDVSLIRMINLYANVMQVGATDDLAGCLDLVTSASAKLLNLKHYGIAVGNSADLVVLDCETKAEAVCEIAQPLFGFKNGIRTFIRPAASLLKPH, encoded by the coding sequence ATGACCTTCGATCTCATCCTGCGCAACGCGCGCATTGCCGACCGACCTGATGGCCCGGTGGATATCGGCATTCGCGGCGGGCGGTTCGAGGCCATCGAGATCGGCCTGCCGCGCGGCGTGGCGCCGGATCAGGATGTCGGCGGCCGGCTGCTCGTGCCAGGCCTCGTGGAGACGCATATCCATCTCGACAAATCCTGCCTCCTGGGCCGCTGCAATTGCGCGAATGGTACGCTCGCGGAGGTGATCAGCGAAGTCTCCCGGGCCAAACGCGACTTCACCGAAGAGGACGTCTACGCGCGCGCATCGCAGACGCTGGAGAAAGCGATCAAGCACGGCACCAACCGCATGCGCACGCATGTGGAGGTCGATCCGCGTATCGGGTTGACCAGCTTTCGCGCGCTGAAGAGGTTGAAGCAGAATTACGCATGGGCGATCGATCTGCAGATCTGCGTGTTTCCGCAGGAAGGATTGCTCGACGATCCCGGCTGTGAGGACGTCCTGCTGCAGGCGATGCGAGAGGGCGCCGATCTGATAGGCGGCGTGCCCTACATCGACAAGGATTCGAATGGCCAGATCGCCAGGATATTCGGCATCGCGCAGGAGTTCGGCGTCGATATCGATTTCCATCTCGATTTCGATCTCGACCCCACGCGATCCGACTACGAGGAAGTGTGCCGCATGACCGAAGCCATCGGCTGGGGCGGTCGCGTGGCCATCGGCCATGCCACGAAACTGTCGGCGATGCCGCCTGCGGCCTTCGAGGCCGCTGCAAAGCGGCTCGCCGATGCCGGTGTCGCCGTTACGGTGTTGCCTGCGACCGACCTGTTCCTCACCGGCCGTGACAGCGATCACAACGTGCCGCGCGGCGTGACATCGGCGCACAGACTGCGTGCTTTGGGTGTGAATGCGAATATCTCCACCAACAATGTGCTGAATCCGTTCACGCCGTTCGGCGATGTCTCGCTGATCCGCATGATCAATCTCTATGCCAATGTGATGCAGGTCGGCGCCACGGACGACCTTGCCGGATGTCTCGACCTCGTGACGTCGGCTTCGGCGAAGCTGCTCAACCTGAAGCACTACGGCATCGCCGTCGGCAATTCCGCCGATCTCGTGGTGCTCGATTGCGAGACCAAGGCAGAGGCGGTATGCGAGATTGCGCAGCCACTGTTCGGTTTCAAGAACGGCATCAGGACCTTCATCAGGCCGGCTGCGAGTCTGCTCAAGCCCCACTGA
- a CDS encoding amidase, whose translation MPINDTLNAFVDHGHIEVQTTTEGPLAGLTFALKDFFDLANVPTGAGSPEWLATHPVPTKSSPVVDRLLDAGAKLVGKTHTDELAWSLNGENAHYGTPINPAAPGRIPGGSSSGSAAATAGALVDFAIGSDTGGSVRLPASYCGVYGIRTTHGRIPLDGAVPLAPSYDTVGWFARTPELMAEVGKVLLDKARAPRRVKKVLIASDLFGAVDEKVRNLLQPSVDRIKALVGASEDVDVASGELNAWRNTFRVVQSEEAWAAQGEWIKATQPKLGPGVKERFAAAAVLDPAEIAAARAMRKVIVERVLSLLAPDTVMLLPTAPGIAPLRNTPDATLDVFRARAIELLCVSGHAGTPQVSMPVAKFDDCPIGLSIMGARDCDEDILQLAVELAK comes from the coding sequence ATGCCGATCAATGACACGCTCAACGCCTTTGTGGATCATGGCCACATCGAAGTGCAGACCACGACAGAGGGGCCTCTCGCGGGTTTGACCTTTGCACTGAAGGATTTCTTCGATCTCGCCAATGTGCCGACCGGCGCCGGCAGCCCGGAATGGCTGGCGACGCATCCGGTGCCGACAAAATCGTCGCCGGTCGTCGATCGCCTGCTCGATGCCGGAGCGAAACTGGTCGGCAAGACGCATACGGATGAACTGGCCTGGAGCCTCAACGGCGAGAACGCGCATTACGGCACGCCGATCAATCCGGCTGCGCCCGGCCGCATTCCCGGCGGCTCGTCGAGCGGGTCGGCCGCTGCGACCGCTGGCGCGCTGGTCGACTTCGCCATCGGCTCCGACACCGGCGGCTCAGTGCGTCTGCCCGCCAGCTATTGCGGTGTCTACGGCATTCGCACCACGCATGGTCGCATTCCGCTCGATGGCGCGGTGCCGCTGGCGCCGAGTTACGACACTGTCGGCTGGTTTGCGCGCACGCCCGAATTGATGGCGGAGGTCGGCAAGGTGTTGCTCGACAAGGCCCGTGCTCCGCGTCGGGTGAAGAAGGTTCTGATCGCAAGCGACCTGTTTGGCGCCGTCGATGAGAAGGTTCGCAACCTGCTGCAGCCGTCGGTCGATCGCATCAAGGCGCTCGTTGGTGCGAGCGAGGATGTGGATGTCGCAAGCGGTGAACTCAATGCCTGGCGCAACACCTTCCGTGTAGTCCAGTCGGAAGAAGCCTGGGCCGCGCAGGGCGAATGGATCAAGGCGACCCAGCCGAAGCTCGGCCCCGGCGTGAAGGAGCGTTTCGCGGCTGCGGCGGTTCTCGATCCCGCGGAGATCGCGGCTGCGCGGGCCATGCGAAAAGTCATCGTTGAGCGCGTGCTGTCGCTGCTGGCCCCTGACACGGTCATGCTTTTGCCGACCGCGCCGGGCATTGCGCCGCTGCGCAACACGCCGGATGCGACGCTCGATGTGTTCCGCGCCCGCGCCATCGAATTGCTCTGTGTGTCCGGCCATGCCGGAACGCCGCAGGTCTCAATGCCTGTCGCCAAGTTCGACGATTGCCCGATCGGCCTGTCGATCATGGGCGCGCGCGATTGCGACGAGGATATTTTGCAGTTGGCGGTGGAGTTGGCGAAGTAA
- a CDS encoding Tex family protein: MANINQKIADELGVREQQVAATVELLNGGATVPFVARYRKEITGGLDDAQLRTLEERLTYLRELEERRLVILESVREQGKLDAALETAIMTADTKGRLEDIYLPFKPKRRTKAEIAKEAGLEPLSELLLTEPQNDPKKVAEAFVNAEKNVADVAAALDGARAILVERFAEDADLIGALREQMWSNGLMASTVRTGKKTEGEKFKDYFDFSEPLHKLPSHRILALFRGEKEEILDLAMQPEPVPATPAPTTTPSSYELKIMNRFGVSDQGRPGDKWLTETTRWAWRTKIQVHLNIDLRMRLWTAAEEEGVRVFASNLRDLLLAAPAGARVTMGLDPGFRSGVKTAIIDATGKVVATTTIYPHEPQRQWDASLAMLGKLAVQHKVDLIAIGNGTASRETDKLAMELVKLLPDLKMSKIVVSEAGASVYSASAFASEELPELDVTLRGAVSIARRLQDPLAELVKIDPKAIGVGQYQHDLGESKLARSLDAVVEDCVNGVGVDVNTASAPLLARVSGIGTGLAQSIVQHRDANGPFKSRKALKEVPRLGPKAFEQCAGFLRINDGEDPLDKSGVHPEAYPLVRKILEATKSDIKALIGNAEILRKVQPKTFVDDTFGLPTVTDILKELEKPGRDPRPAFKAAVFMEGVEKLSDLKPGMVLEGTVTNVAAFGAFVDIGVHQDGLVHISAMSKTFIKDPREVVKSGDIVKVKVLEVEVARKRIALTLRMDDPVGAKADRPQADRGPRFNERQMTSRAPAKQESSGGGAFAEALRRAAEKGAGKAK, translated from the coding sequence GTGGCAAACATCAATCAGAAGATCGCAGACGAACTTGGCGTGCGCGAACAGCAGGTCGCGGCGACGGTAGAACTGCTCAACGGCGGCGCAACGGTGCCGTTCGTGGCACGCTACCGCAAGGAAATCACCGGCGGTCTCGATGACGCACAACTGCGCACGCTGGAAGAGCGCCTGACCTATCTGCGCGAACTCGAAGAACGCCGCCTCGTGATTCTGGAATCGGTGCGCGAACAGGGCAAGCTCGATGCCGCGCTCGAAACGGCGATCATGACCGCCGACACCAAGGGTCGTCTCGAAGACATCTATCTGCCGTTCAAACCGAAACGCCGCACGAAGGCCGAGATCGCCAAGGAAGCCGGCCTTGAACCGCTGTCGGAACTGCTGCTCACCGAGCCGCAGAACGATCCGAAGAAAGTTGCGGAAGCTTTCGTCAATGCCGAGAAGAACGTCGCCGATGTCGCCGCTGCGCTCGACGGCGCGCGCGCCATTCTTGTCGAGCGCTTCGCCGAAGACGCCGATCTGATCGGCGCCCTTCGCGAACAGATGTGGTCGAACGGCTTGATGGCCTCGACCGTGCGCACCGGCAAGAAGACCGAAGGCGAGAAGTTCAAGGACTATTTCGACTTCAGCGAGCCGCTGCACAAGCTGCCATCACACCGTATCCTGGCGTTGTTCCGCGGCGAGAAAGAAGAGATCCTCGATCTCGCGATGCAGCCCGAGCCGGTGCCCGCGACGCCCGCCCCCACCACCACACCGAGCTCCTATGAACTGAAGATCATGAATCGCTTCGGCGTTTCCGATCAGGGCCGCCCCGGCGACAAGTGGCTGACCGAAACCACGCGTTGGGCCTGGCGTACCAAGATCCAGGTGCATCTCAACATCGACCTGCGCATGCGGCTGTGGACCGCGGCGGAAGAAGAGGGCGTCCGCGTCTTCGCATCGAACCTGCGCGACCTGCTGCTCGCAGCGCCTGCCGGCGCGCGCGTCACCATGGGCCTTGATCCAGGCTTCCGTTCGGGTGTGAAGACCGCGATTATCGACGCCACCGGTAAAGTCGTTGCAACGACCACGATCTATCCGCATGAGCCGCAACGCCAGTGGGATGCGTCGCTCGCCATGCTCGGCAAGCTCGCCGTGCAGCACAAAGTCGACCTGATCGCCATCGGCAACGGCACAGCCTCGCGCGAGACCGACAAGCTGGCGATGGAGCTGGTCAAGCTGCTACCGGACCTCAAGATGTCGAAGATCGTGGTGTCGGAAGCCGGCGCGTCGGTCTATTCCGCCTCGGCCTTTGCCTCCGAAGAGCTGCCTGAGCTCGACGTCACGCTGCGCGGCGCGGTGTCGATCGCGCGCCGCCTGCAGGATCCGCTCGCTGAACTGGTGAAGATCGATCCAAAAGCGATCGGCGTTGGCCAGTATCAGCACGACCTCGGCGAGAGCAAGCTGGCGCGGTCGCTCGATGCCGTCGTGGAAGACTGCGTGAACGGCGTTGGCGTCGACGTGAACACGGCATCCGCACCGCTGCTGGCACGCGTGTCGGGCATCGGCACCGGTCTGGCGCAGAGCATCGTGCAGCACCGCGACGCCAACGGCCCGTTCAAGTCACGCAAGGCGCTCAAGGAAGTGCCGCGGCTTGGCCCGAAGGCATTCGAACAATGTGCCGGCTTCCTGCGCATCAATGACGGCGAGGATCCGCTCGACAAGTCCGGCGTGCATCCGGAAGCCTATCCGCTGGTGCGCAAGATTCTTGAGGCCACCAAGAGCGATATCAAGGCGCTGATCGGCAATGCCGAGATTCTGCGCAAGGTGCAGCCCAAGACCTTCGTCGATGACACCTTCGGTCTGCCGACGGTCACCGACATCCTGAAAGAACTCGAAAAACCCGGCCGCGACCCCCGCCCCGCCTTCAAGGCTGCGGTGTTCATGGAAGGCGTCGAGAAGCTCAGCGATCTCAAGCCCGGCATGGTGCTCGAAGGCACCGTCACCAACGTCGCCGCCTTCGGTGCCTTCGTCGATATCGGCGTACATCAGGACGGCCTCGTGCACATCTCCGCGATGTCCAAGACCTTCATCAAGGATCCGCGCGAGGTCGTGAAATCAGGCGATATCGTCAAGGTGAAGGTGCTGGAGGTCGAAGTCGCCCGCAAGCGTATCGCGCTGACGCTGCGCATGGACGATCCTGTCGGCGCCAAGGCCGACCGTCCGCAAGCCGATCGCGGCCCGCGCTTCAACGAACGCCAGATGACATCGCGTGCTCCGGCGAAGCAGGAGAGCAGTGGCGGTGGTGCATTTGCAGAGGCACTGCGCCGCGCGGCCGAGAAGGGCGCGGGGAAGGCGAAGTAG
- a CDS encoding Hsp70 family protein, whose amino-acid sequence MSVCGLDFGTSNTTLGTVINDVPVLAALEDYHVTIPSAIFYKADTGAFIGRKAIEAYVEGAPGRLMRSLKSVLGTSLIDETTRVGRERVSFRNVIAYYLGAVKRRAEQATGLELRQVVHGRPVHFVDDNPAGDAKAEATLRAIAKDVGFEDVTFQFEPIAAALDYERQINSEEIALIADIGGGTSDFSIVRLSPQRHHHADRKDDILANDGVRIGGTDFDRHLSLGVIMPLLGYRSAMKRAGLDVPSGYFHDLATWSSINRMYDSKVMNEVKQVRYEAQQPELLDRLVRVLDEQRGHTLAMEVEGAKIGLSDKPKSSIALDWIEPGLAAGVARNELVSHTQLLADRITARIKICLNQTGLKPEAIDAVFLTGGSVQLAHVRKAITAALPAARAIDGDTFGAVGKGLTVEAARRYGQG is encoded by the coding sequence ATGTCGGTTTGTGGTCTGGATTTTGGAACGTCGAACACGACGCTCGGCACGGTCATCAATGATGTTCCGGTGCTGGCGGCGCTCGAAGACTATCATGTCACAATTCCGAGTGCGATCTTTTACAAGGCCGATACCGGCGCCTTCATTGGCCGCAAGGCGATTGAGGCCTATGTCGAGGGCGCGCCTGGCCGCCTGATGCGCAGCCTCAAATCCGTGCTCGGTACGTCGCTGATCGATGAGACGACGCGCGTCGGCCGCGAGCGCGTCAGCTTCCGCAATGTCATCGCCTATTATCTCGGTGCGGTGAAGCGGCGTGCGGAACAGGCCACAGGGCTTGAACTCCGCCAGGTCGTCCATGGCCGTCCCGTCCATTTCGTCGATGACAATCCGGCGGGCGATGCCAAGGCCGAAGCTACGCTGCGCGCCATCGCGAAAGACGTCGGCTTCGAGGACGTCACATTCCAGTTCGAGCCGATTGCCGCGGCGCTGGATTACGAGCGGCAGATCAATTCGGAGGAGATCGCGCTGATCGCCGATATCGGCGGCGGCACGTCAGACTTCTCGATCGTGCGGTTGTCGCCTCAGCGGCATCACCATGCCGACCGCAAGGATGACATCCTCGCCAATGACGGTGTGCGGATTGGCGGTACCGATTTCGACCGGCATCTCAGTCTCGGTGTGATCATGCCGTTGCTGGGCTATCGTTCGGCGATGAAGCGCGCGGGGCTCGATGTGCCGTCGGGCTATTTCCACGATCTGGCGACCTGGTCGAGCATCAACCGGATGTACGATTCCAAGGTCATGAACGAGGTGAAACAGGTGCGCTATGAGGCGCAACAGCCGGAGCTGCTGGATCGCTTGGTGCGTGTGTTGGACGAACAGCGCGGCCATACCCTGGCCATGGAAGTCGAGGGCGCCAAGATTGGCCTGTCCGACAAGCCGAAATCGAGTATCGCGCTGGACTGGATCGAGCCTGGCCTTGCCGCCGGCGTCGCCCGTAATGAACTCGTCAGCCATACCCAGTTGCTCGCCGATCGGATCACCGCGCGGATCAAGATCTGCCTGAACCAGACCGGATTGAAGCCCGAAGCGATCGATGCCGTGTTCCTGACCGGCGGTTCGGTGCAGCTCGCCCATGTCCGCAAGGCGATCACGGCGGCGCTGCCGGCCGCCCGCGCCATCGATGGCGACACGTTCGGGGCCGTCGGCAAGGGTCTGACTGTCGAGGCGGCCCGACGCTACGGGCAGGGTTAG